The Saccharopolyspora gloriosae genome has a segment encoding these proteins:
- a CDS encoding Lrp/AsnC ligand binding domain-containing protein, with the protein MVQAYILIQTEVGKAAAVAAEISGSTGVITSEDVTGPYDVIVRAEAENVDQLGKMVVAGIQNVEGITRTLTCPVVHL; encoded by the coding sequence GTGGTTCAGGCATACATCCTCATCCAGACCGAAGTCGGCAAGGCCGCCGCCGTCGCCGCCGAGATCTCCGGCTCCACCGGCGTGATCACGTCCGAGGACGTGACCGGTCCGTACGACGTGATCGTGCGCGCCGAGGCCGAGAATGTCGACCAACTGGGAAAGATGGTCGTCGCGGGCATCCAGAACGTGGAAGGCATCACGCGGACGCTGACGTGTCCCGTCGTGCACCTGTGA
- the rpmB gene encoding 50S ribosomal protein L28 has translation MAAVCDVCSKGPGFGNSVSHSHRKTRRRWNPNIQTVHAKLGLSQRKRMNVCTSCLKAGKVVRG, from the coding sequence GTGGCTGCCGTCTGCGACGTCTGCAGTAAGGGTCCGGGCTTCGGTAACTCGGTCTCGCACTCCCACCGGAAGACCAGGCGCCGGTGGAACCCGAACATCCAGACCGTGCACGCCAAGCTCGGTCTCTCGCAGCGCAAGCGCATGAACGTGTGCACCTCCTGCCTCAAGGCGGGCAAGGTCGTGCGCGGCTGA
- a CDS encoding DUF3515 domain-containing protein codes for MVDEHPKFPKPVLIVALTLSGLLALGVITLGLVSRFSEQREQDAVEAAQQARRTGPLALPPIPSPDAEEPDCAKLLAALPAELDVDGAPVPRRDLAEPIPPGAVAWGDAEHDPITVRCGLSAPAELTPTSPLVDISGVSWLRITEAGNTSWLAVDRPVYVALTAPENSGSGPVQDLSAQLRTLPKQPVFP; via the coding sequence GTGGTCGACGAGCATCCGAAGTTCCCCAAGCCGGTCCTGATCGTGGCGCTCACGCTCAGCGGACTCCTGGCGTTGGGCGTGATCACCCTCGGGCTGGTGTCCCGGTTCTCCGAGCAGCGGGAGCAGGACGCGGTGGAGGCGGCGCAGCAGGCCCGCCGCACCGGTCCGCTCGCGCTGCCGCCCATCCCCTCCCCTGACGCCGAGGAACCGGACTGCGCGAAGCTGCTCGCCGCGCTGCCCGCCGAACTGGACGTGGACGGTGCACCGGTCCCCCGGCGGGATCTCGCCGAGCCGATTCCGCCGGGCGCGGTCGCGTGGGGCGATGCCGAGCACGACCCGATCACGGTGCGCTGCGGCCTGTCCGCTCCCGCCGAACTCACCCCGACTTCGCCGCTGGTGGACATCTCCGGGGTGAGCTGGCTGCGGATCACCGAAGCGGGCAACACCTCGTGGCTCGCGGTGGACCGCCCCGTGTACGTGGCGCTGACGGCGCCGGAGAACTCCGGCAGCGGACCCGTGCAGGACCTCTCCGCCCAGTTGCGCACGCTTCCCAAGCAGCCCGTCTTCCCCTGA
- a CDS encoding MFS transporter, with the protein MTAQETEEISPEQRSLLRRAVGAAAIGNTTEWYDFGVYAYVASYVGHQFFPGPWETVSAFGVFAISFLLRPLGSMFFGPLGDRIGRQKVLAITILLMSGSTFLLGCLPNFETIGLLAPILLLLCRMVQGFSTGGEYGGAATYIAEFAPNRKRGFYGSWLEFGTLAGFGLGALVPTILILVLPEESMQSWGWRIPFLLAGPLGLIGLYLRSKLEDTPAFKNLEKSDNLARSPLKSLVRDYWRPLLILMGVVVLINVANYTILTYMESYLTDTLEIPAGREYEVLVPLLLVVALMMAAIAPVGALSDRIGRKPLFISAAICFIVLPYPAFLLISQGTMLTTMLGLALLGVGHLQLIGPLASTLPAMFPTKVRYAAFSVGYNISTAAFGGTAPLINEWAVGYTGNSFFPAFYLMGAAVVALIPILLMKETSGEPLMEESNVPGPSTSTASN; encoded by the coding sequence ATGACTGCACAGGAAACGGAAGAGATAAGCCCCGAACAGCGATCACTGCTCCGGCGAGCGGTCGGCGCAGCGGCAATCGGGAACACGACGGAGTGGTACGACTTCGGCGTCTACGCCTACGTGGCGAGCTACGTGGGACATCAGTTCTTCCCCGGTCCGTGGGAGACCGTGTCCGCATTCGGCGTCTTTGCGATCTCCTTCCTGCTGCGACCGCTCGGCAGCATGTTCTTCGGTCCACTGGGGGACCGGATCGGACGCCAAAAGGTGTTGGCGATCACGATCCTGCTGATGTCCGGATCGACATTCTTGCTCGGCTGCCTGCCCAACTTCGAGACGATCGGACTTCTCGCGCCGATCCTGCTGTTGTTGTGCCGGATGGTGCAGGGCTTCTCCACCGGCGGTGAATACGGTGGCGCGGCCACCTACATCGCCGAGTTCGCTCCGAACCGGAAACGTGGTTTTTACGGCAGCTGGCTTGAATTCGGCACGCTTGCGGGATTCGGCCTCGGCGCGCTGGTTCCGACCATTCTGATCCTGGTTCTCCCCGAGGAGTCGATGCAATCCTGGGGCTGGCGGATCCCGTTCCTGCTGGCCGGGCCGCTCGGCCTGATCGGGCTCTACCTGCGGAGCAAGCTGGAGGACACCCCGGCGTTCAAGAATCTGGAGAAGAGCGACAACCTGGCCCGCTCGCCGCTGAAGTCCTTGGTGCGCGATTACTGGCGGCCGCTGCTGATCCTGATGGGCGTCGTGGTGCTCATCAACGTCGCGAACTACACGATTCTGACCTACATGGAGAGCTACCTCACCGACACCCTGGAAATTCCGGCGGGTCGCGAATACGAGGTGCTCGTTCCGCTGCTGCTGGTGGTCGCGTTGATGATGGCGGCCATCGCACCGGTCGGCGCGCTGTCCGACCGGATCGGCCGGAAACCGTTGTTCATCTCGGCGGCGATCTGCTTCATCGTGCTGCCCTACCCCGCGTTCCTGTTGATCTCGCAGGGCACGATGCTGACGACCATGCTCGGCCTGGCACTGCTGGGCGTCGGACACCTGCAGCTGATCGGGCCGCTGGCCTCGACGCTGCCGGCGATGTTCCCGACGAAAGTCCGGTACGCGGCGTTCAGCGTCGGCTACAACATCTCCACCGCGGCCTTCGGCGGCACCGCTCCGCTGATCAACGAGTGGGCCGTGGGCTACACCGGGAACTCGTTCTTCCCGGCGTTCTACCTGATGGGCGCCGCGGTCGTGGCGCTCATTCCGATCCTGTTGATGAAGGAGACGTCGGGCGAACCGCTGATGGAGGAATCCAACGTGCCCGGCCCCTCGACATCGACGGCGTCGAACTGA
- a CDS encoding thiamine-phosphate kinase, whose amino-acid sequence MGSDTSAQDQTVSEAGEFGLIQRVTSGRPQPAATLLGPGDDAAVLAASDGRVVATTDVLVEQVHFRLAWSTPHQVGRKAVAVNLSDLAAMGAVPTGLLVGIGCPPETPISVVDELSAGMWEEAQRVGAGIIGGDMVSAPALTISITALGDLQGRTPVTRSGACPGDVVAVAGRLGWAAAGLAVLGRGFRSPVAVVGAQRVPEPPYDAGPVAADAGATSMIDTSDGLLADLGHIAEASQVGIDLRDELIEVPQRLTEVASALGADARHWVLTGGEDQALAATFPPDRPLPEGWRAVGSVVEGGGVTVDGATYEGSSGWEHWR is encoded by the coding sequence GTGGGTTCGGACACTTCGGCGCAGGACCAGACCGTGTCCGAGGCCGGTGAGTTCGGCCTCATTCAGCGGGTGACCTCCGGGCGGCCGCAGCCCGCCGCGACGCTGCTCGGTCCCGGTGATGACGCCGCCGTGCTGGCGGCGTCCGACGGCCGGGTGGTCGCGACCACCGACGTGCTGGTCGAGCAGGTGCACTTCCGGCTGGCCTGGTCGACGCCGCACCAGGTGGGGCGCAAAGCGGTCGCGGTGAACCTGTCCGATCTGGCGGCGATGGGCGCGGTCCCGACCGGCCTGCTGGTGGGGATCGGCTGCCCGCCGGAGACGCCGATCTCGGTGGTGGACGAGCTGTCGGCGGGCATGTGGGAAGAGGCGCAGCGAGTCGGCGCCGGGATCATCGGCGGAGACATGGTGAGCGCGCCGGCGCTGACGATCTCCATCACGGCGCTGGGCGACCTGCAGGGCCGCACCCCGGTGACCCGGTCCGGCGCGTGCCCCGGCGATGTCGTCGCGGTGGCCGGGCGGCTCGGCTGGGCCGCGGCCGGCCTCGCGGTGCTGGGGCGCGGATTCCGCTCACCGGTGGCGGTCGTCGGTGCGCAGCGGGTGCCGGAACCGCCGTACGACGCGGGGCCGGTGGCCGCCGACGCGGGTGCCACCTCGATGATCGACACCTCGGACGGGCTGCTGGCCGATCTCGGGCACATCGCGGAGGCTTCGCAGGTCGGCATCGACCTGCGGGACGAGTTGATCGAGGTGCCGCAGCGGCTCACCGAGGTCGCCTCGGCACTGGGGGCGGACGCCCGGCACTGGGTGCTCACCGGTGGTGAGGATCAGGCGCTGGCGGCGACGTTCCCGCCCGATCGGCCGTTGCCGGAGGGCTGGCGTGCGGTGGGGTCCGTGGTGGAGGGCGGCGGAGTCACCGTGGACGGCGCGACCTACGAGGGCTCCTCGGGGTGGGAACACTGGCGGTGA
- a CDS encoding uracil-DNA glycosylase, translated as MARPLHEVVEAGWAEALEPVAGQIGAMGDFLRAEVAAGREYLPSGDNVLRAFQQPFHDVRVLIVGQDPYPTPGHPVGLSFSVAPGVQPPRSLINIFREYCDDLGHPRPTSGDLTPWTENGVLLLNRALTVQPGKSASHRGKGWEAVTEQAIRALAARQQPMVAILWGNDARSTRVMMPGVECLESVHPSPMSADRGFFGTRPFSRANEILQRAGAEPVDWKLP; from the coding sequence ATGGCACGTCCGTTGCACGAGGTGGTCGAAGCCGGCTGGGCCGAGGCGCTGGAACCCGTCGCCGGTCAGATCGGCGCGATGGGAGATTTCCTGCGCGCCGAGGTCGCGGCCGGGCGGGAGTACCTGCCTTCCGGGGACAACGTGCTGCGCGCGTTCCAGCAGCCGTTCCACGACGTGCGCGTCCTCATCGTCGGTCAGGACCCGTATCCCACGCCGGGGCACCCGGTCGGGCTCAGCTTCTCCGTCGCCCCGGGCGTGCAGCCGCCGAGGAGCCTGATCAACATCTTCCGCGAGTACTGCGACGACCTCGGCCATCCCCGGCCCACCAGCGGCGACCTGACGCCGTGGACGGAGAACGGGGTGCTGCTGCTCAACCGGGCGCTGACCGTGCAGCCCGGCAAGTCGGCATCGCACCGCGGCAAAGGCTGGGAGGCGGTCACCGAGCAGGCCATCCGCGCGCTGGCCGCCAGGCAGCAGCCGATGGTCGCGATCCTGTGGGGCAACGACGCGCGCAGCACCCGGGTCATGATGCCGGGCGTGGAGTGCCTCGAATCGGTGCACCCGAGCCCGATGTCGGCGGACCGCGGCTTCTTCGGCACCCGCCCGTTCAGCCGCGCGAACGAGATCCTGCAGCGAGCGGGCGCCGAGCCCGTCGACTGGAAGCTGCCCTGA